In Hymenobacter sublimis, a single genomic region encodes these proteins:
- a CDS encoding TonB-dependent receptor: protein MNSLTGPARLLTAASFVLGSTLPATAQTPDASTAPVRGQVLDGTTNSPVPGAVVRWLSAPTEAATTTAQGTFSLVRPAGSDARLIINFLGYQADTVQAGGTSYLRIPLRRSAELGEVTVEGRAPSYSGLTPTNTQVITSRDLTKSACCNLAESFETNASVEVSTTDAVSGAKQIQLLGLDGAYSLLTIDNLPALRGLASPYRLGYLAGPWIESIDIIKGMGSVVNGYESISGQVNVRLKEPDKAERLLFNAYANDLGKFDLNLNLATPIGKKISTALLLHTDHLGQRVDRNQDGFLDLPLATQYNVFNKWKYLSGKGLVTEVGLSALRETRQGGQMGYRPESPAGFYGTTQETNRSTGYAKTSYTWPGRPYQSLGLLLSGTNHDFTSRYGLRTYDGTQRTGLATLLFQSILGTTAHTYRAGLSFLHDDYHEVYKTGFTYPTETPAQRYAREHRNRLEQVPGAFAEYTYQNARNLTLVGGLRLDRHNLYGWYLTPRLNVKYDAAKNTVLRLAAGRGFRTANPIAENVGMLVSSREFVISPVLRPETAWNVGGSFTQYFNAFGRPATFITDYYHTEFGNQVVADPYTNPERLIITNLAVGGRSYSRSLQAEVQVEPAKGLQAKAAYKYLDVKTTYDGQLLPKVLTPRHRLFLNLGYATAFDKWRADFTVQGFGRRPLAHAPGSGGHLHGTGESTLPYAPRYALLNTQVTRAFKRFEVYAGVENLTNYRQANPIQGAYAPFGPDFDAAMIWGPIYGRLTYAGLRITVK, encoded by the coding sequence ATGAACTCCTTAACCGGTCCGGCCCGTCTGCTGACGGCAGCCAGCTTCGTGCTGGGTAGCACCCTACCTGCTACGGCCCAAACTCCTGATGCTTCTACTGCCCCCGTACGCGGGCAGGTGCTCGATGGCACTACGAACTCGCCCGTTCCCGGCGCGGTAGTCCGCTGGCTTAGCGCCCCTACTGAGGCGGCTACTACCACTGCCCAAGGCACTTTTTCCCTGGTGCGGCCCGCCGGCTCTGATGCTCGGCTCATTATCAACTTTCTGGGCTACCAGGCCGACACCGTACAGGCCGGCGGCACCAGCTACCTCCGGATTCCGCTGCGCCGCTCGGCGGAGTTGGGTGAGGTGACCGTGGAAGGCCGAGCCCCCTCCTACTCCGGCCTCACGCCCACCAACACCCAGGTTATCACCAGCCGCGACCTAACCAAATCGGCCTGCTGCAACCTGGCCGAAAGCTTTGAAACCAACGCTTCCGTGGAGGTTTCTACTACGGATGCTGTGTCGGGGGCCAAGCAAATTCAGCTGCTAGGCCTGGATGGGGCCTATTCCCTGCTTACCATCGACAACCTGCCGGCCCTGCGCGGCCTCGCCTCGCCCTACCGCCTGGGCTACCTGGCCGGCCCCTGGATTGAGAGCATTGATATCATCAAGGGCATGGGCTCGGTGGTAAATGGCTACGAAAGCATTTCGGGCCAGGTAAACGTGCGCCTCAAGGAGCCCGATAAGGCCGAGCGTTTGCTATTTAATGCCTACGCCAACGACTTGGGCAAGTTCGACCTGAACCTGAACCTAGCTACCCCGATTGGCAAGAAGATCAGCACAGCCCTGCTGCTGCACACCGACCATCTGGGCCAGCGCGTGGACCGCAACCAGGACGGCTTTCTGGACCTGCCGCTGGCTACCCAGTACAACGTGTTCAACAAGTGGAAGTACCTCTCGGGTAAGGGCTTGGTGACGGAGGTAGGCCTGAGTGCCCTGCGCGAAACCCGCCAGGGCGGGCAGATGGGCTACCGTCCGGAAAGCCCCGCGGGTTTCTACGGCACTACCCAGGAAACCAACCGCTCCACCGGCTACGCCAAAACCAGCTACACCTGGCCCGGCCGGCCCTACCAAAGCTTGGGGCTCTTGCTTAGCGGCACCAACCACGACTTCACCTCCCGCTACGGCCTGCGCACTTACGACGGCACCCAGCGCACGGGCCTGGCTACGTTACTGTTCCAGAGCATTCTGGGCACCACGGCCCACACCTACCGGGCTGGCCTGAGCTTCCTGCACGACGACTACCACGAGGTATACAAAACCGGCTTCACCTACCCCACCGAAACGCCGGCTCAGCGCTACGCCCGGGAGCACCGCAACCGCCTGGAGCAGGTGCCCGGCGCCTTTGCTGAGTACACCTACCAGAATGCCCGCAACCTCACGTTGGTAGGCGGCCTGCGCCTAGACCGCCACAACCTGTACGGGTGGTACCTGACGCCCCGCCTGAATGTGAAGTACGACGCCGCCAAAAACACGGTACTACGCCTGGCGGCGGGTCGCGGGTTCCGGACGGCCAACCCGATTGCTGAAAATGTGGGCATGTTGGTCAGCTCCCGGGAGTTTGTCATCAGCCCGGTGCTGCGGCCCGAAACGGCCTGGAACGTAGGTGGCTCGTTCACGCAGTATTTCAACGCCTTCGGCCGCCCGGCCACTTTCATTACTGATTACTACCACACCGAGTTTGGCAACCAGGTAGTAGCGGATCCCTACACCAACCCCGAGCGGCTTATTATCACGAATCTGGCGGTAGGCGGCCGGTCCTACTCGCGCAGTTTGCAGGCCGAAGTGCAAGTAGAGCCCGCGAAAGGGTTGCAGGCCAAGGCTGCCTACAAGTACTTGGATGTGAAAACCACCTACGACGGGCAGTTGCTACCCAAGGTGCTTACCCCACGGCACCGGCTGTTCCTGAACCTGGGCTACGCCACAGCCTTCGATAAGTGGCGGGCTGATTTTACGGTGCAGGGCTTTGGGCGCCGGCCGCTGGCTCATGCTCCGGGCAGCGGCGGCCACCTTCACGGCACCGGCGAATCAACCCTACCCTATGCGCCCCGCTACGCCTTGCTCAACACCCAGGTAACCCGCGCTTTCAAACGGTTTGAAGTGTACGCCGGAGTTGAAAATCTCACGAATTATCGCCAAGCCAACCCCATCCAGGGCGCCTACGCCCCCTTCGGACCCGATTTTGATGCGGCCATGATCTGGGGGCCTATCTACGGGCGCCTCACGTACGCCGGCCTGCGCATCACGGTTAAGTAA
- a CDS encoding HYC_CC_PP family protein: protein MKRPLLHRLFSTWLALLVLTTSVGLTVQQHTCRQSGSRTASVIFSPAQHTCPAPKPATQQHAAKARLSKSCCEFGAHFHKLDTPSAELAWVKVLPPALAPAWPAATVWPAAPTAPLCQVAARWHATDSSPPPRAGRTLLTFVGVLIV, encoded by the coding sequence ATGAAACGCCCGCTGCTTCATCGGCTCTTCAGCACTTGGCTGGCCTTGCTCGTCCTCACTACCTCGGTGGGCCTGACGGTGCAGCAGCACACCTGTCGGCAAAGCGGAAGCCGCACGGCCAGCGTCATTTTCAGTCCGGCCCAGCACACGTGCCCAGCTCCTAAACCCGCTACCCAGCAACACGCTGCCAAGGCCCGGCTTTCCAAATCGTGCTGCGAATTCGGCGCCCATTTTCACAAGCTGGACACGCCCTCCGCGGAGTTGGCCTGGGTGAAAGTGCTGCCGCCAGCTTTGGCACCGGCGTGGCCCGCTGCCACCGTGTGGCCCGCTGCACCAACCGCGCCGTTGTGCCAGGTAGCTGCTCGCTGGCACGCTACGGATTCATCGCCCCCGCCCCGGGCTGGCCGTACCTTGCTCACTTTCGTGGGCGTTCTGATCGTCTAA
- the mraZ gene encoding division/cell wall cluster transcriptional repressor MraZ: MTLLLSGEYECKLDPKGRLVLPAKVKANLPEASGNQLVLVRGFEPCLVLYPRAAWRVIHEKVMALDEFNEEYRQFQRNFFRGMTEVELDSIGRFMLPRTMLRYSGIEKEAIIVGLGNRCEIWDPERYEDFLIKDQQSFSKLAQKFLTTETGPGGPLAA; this comes from the coding sequence ATGACCCTGCTGCTCTCCGGCGAATACGAGTGCAAGCTCGACCCCAAAGGTCGGCTGGTGCTGCCGGCGAAGGTGAAGGCCAACCTGCCGGAAGCCTCGGGTAACCAGTTGGTGCTGGTCCGCGGCTTCGAGCCCTGCCTGGTACTTTACCCGCGGGCCGCCTGGCGCGTAATTCACGAGAAGGTCATGGCCCTAGACGAGTTCAACGAGGAGTACCGGCAGTTTCAGCGTAACTTCTTCCGGGGCATGACGGAGGTGGAGTTGGACTCGATTGGGCGTTTTATGCTACCCCGCACCATGCTGCGCTACTCGGGCATTGAGAAGGAAGCCATCATCGTAGGCCTGGGTAACCGCTGCGAAATTTGGGACCCGGAGCGCTACGAGGATTTCCTTATCAAAGACCAGCAGAGCTTTTCGAAGCTGGCTCAGAAATTTTTGACCACCGAAACCGGCCCCGGCGGCCCCCTGGCCGCATGA
- the rsmH gene encoding 16S rRNA (cytosine(1402)-N(4))-methyltransferase RsmH has translation MSNTLNDYDNDTAYHRPVMLRECLEGLDLQPTGRYVDVTFGGGGHSARILEHLTGTGHLYSFDQDADAEREAQKLARPQFTFIRSNFRHLFRELQRHGALPVDGLLADLGVSSHQFDTPERGFSTRFDGPLDMRMNPDGDDASAADIINEYSEADLHRIFGMYGEVTNARTLAATVVAARRGQSISTIAGLKKAIAPCTPRGKENKYLAQVFQALRIEANDEMTALQEMLEQTAQVLRPGGRLVVMSYHSLEDRLVKNFIAKGKFFGEVEKDLFGRTNVPFEALTRKPVEASAEEIALNSRARSAKLRIAIRKE, from the coding sequence ATGAGCAACACCTTGAACGACTACGACAACGATACCGCCTACCACCGCCCCGTGATGCTGCGCGAGTGCCTCGAAGGCCTTGATCTGCAGCCCACGGGCCGCTACGTGGACGTCACGTTTGGCGGAGGCGGCCACTCGGCCCGCATTCTGGAGCACCTCACGGGTACCGGCCACCTCTACAGTTTCGACCAGGACGCCGACGCCGAGCGGGAGGCTCAGAAGCTGGCGCGACCCCAGTTCACCTTCATTCGCAGTAATTTCCGCCACTTGTTTCGGGAGCTGCAGCGCCACGGCGCCCTGCCCGTGGATGGCCTACTGGCCGATTTAGGCGTGTCATCCCACCAGTTTGATACCCCGGAGCGAGGCTTTAGCACCCGCTTCGACGGCCCCCTGGACATGCGCATGAATCCCGACGGCGACGATGCCTCGGCCGCCGATATTATCAATGAGTACTCCGAGGCCGATTTGCACCGCATTTTCGGGATGTACGGGGAGGTAACGAATGCCCGCACCCTGGCGGCTACGGTGGTAGCGGCCCGGCGTGGGCAGAGCATCAGCACCATTGCGGGCCTGAAAAAAGCCATTGCGCCCTGCACGCCCCGGGGCAAGGAAAACAAGTACCTGGCCCAGGTTTTCCAGGCCCTGCGTATCGAGGCCAACGATGAAATGACGGCTTTGCAGGAAATGCTGGAACAAACGGCACAAGTATTGCGCCCCGGCGGTCGCTTGGTAGTGATGAGCTACCACTCCTTGGAAGACCGGCTGGTGAAGAACTTCATTGCCAAGGGTAAATTCTTCGGCGAAGTGGAAAAGGATTTGTTTGGCCGCACCAACGTGCCCTTCGAGGCCCTGACCCGCAAGCCCGTGGAAGCCTCCGCGGAGGAAATAGCCCTGAACAGCCGGGCCCGAAGCGCCAAGCTCCGCATTGCCATTCGCAAAGAATAG
- a CDS encoding FtsL-like putative cell division protein has product MAVNTVKSAPTPRVNAPRQVAPIAPEPVRPPEPEPTPAPVRPTKAPREPKEPRLTTPKRSTWSVFSLLERATPVDGLFREGLPVRFLPHLLFVMFLTLVYIGNTHYATRMNRSIQKLKVETEDLRADYTTLKSDYMEASKQSEVARKVAAYGLVESSSPPFRISVPAGRLDEAELDMLPILTADSVAAMTARAKADSLRRAGGPSLGDSVEVGAPPVPIGTDINGEPATADPASSNRSAPARRNERKR; this is encoded by the coding sequence GTGGCCGTCAATACCGTAAAATCTGCCCCCACACCCCGCGTGAATGCTCCGCGGCAGGTAGCGCCCATAGCGCCGGAGCCGGTGCGCCCTCCCGAACCGGAACCGACGCCTGCGCCCGTACGCCCCACCAAGGCCCCGCGGGAGCCCAAGGAGCCGCGCCTCACCACGCCCAAGCGCAGCACTTGGAGCGTATTCTCGCTGCTGGAGCGGGCCACGCCGGTTGATGGGTTGTTTCGGGAGGGGTTGCCGGTGCGTTTCCTACCTCACTTGCTGTTCGTCATGTTCCTGACGCTGGTGTACATCGGTAACACGCACTATGCTACCCGCATGAACCGCAGCATTCAGAAGCTGAAAGTAGAAACGGAAGATTTGCGAGCCGACTACACCACTTTAAAATCGGATTATATGGAGGCCAGCAAGCAGAGCGAGGTAGCCCGCAAGGTAGCCGCCTATGGTCTGGTTGAAAGCTCCTCGCCGCCCTTCCGCATCAGCGTGCCCGCCGGTCGCCTCGACGAGGCCGAACTGGACATGCTGCCCATTCTGACCGCCGACTCCGTGGCCGCCATGACGGCCCGTGCCAAGGCCGACTCCTTGCGCCGGGCCGGTGGCCCCTCCCTCGGCGATTCGGTGGAGGTAGGCGCCCCGCCCGTTCCCATCGGTACTGATATTAACGGGGAGCCGGCTACGGCTGACCCCGCATCTTCCAATCGTTCAGCTCCCGCCCGCCGCAATGAAAGGAAACGTTAA
- a CDS encoding penicillin-binding protein: MKGNVKKSIVTRVRLAFLGVCLFSCAIIWRVTHVQFTEGAKWSALEQERRIVYQPVFATRGNIYSDNESIMATSLPFYRVAWDPSVVDKELFKAKVDSLALLLSRFFGDRTPGEYARKLRDAKNARPSVRYLRLNSRQINFQEKKELTNWPIFREGKNKGGAIFEKVDKRFRPFGGLAQRTIGFVNEDKNGAGLEFTFNKHLAGKDGEALFERLPGGNKPIYDGTEVKPQPGYDVKTTLDINLQDVAENALYKSLVENNAQYGTVILMEVKTGEIKAVANLGKVDEGVYREDYNYAIADQGRTEPGSTFKLASMMAAFEEDPDLQLTDTINTGNTGSKKIGGAVKTDSHPYGRITIQQVFEKSSNIGVAILADRVFNKNPEKYTDYLKRFGLDKPLGFQMAGEARPYIKDPRDRSWSRTSLTTMSIGYELKLAPLQTLAFYNAVANGGVKVQPMIVKEIKQADKVLERFETQVLNPKICSDETLQKVRAMMEGVVEHGTARGIRTNDYLIAGKTGTAWKFKNGAYTRTYSTSFCGYFPADNPKYSCIVVVDSPKNGRIYGADVAAPVFRELADKAMARDVASQRPLLARAPVRRSRVPEVQAGMQDELSMVFSKLGVTHNGGTGAEDWVRTAPADAEGESLSLKPMAVRPGRVPNVQGLTLRDALFLLENRGLRVRALGTGRVKTQSVAAGTAARRGTTVVLQLEPIGGRLAPPVPAAPPTPGLATLADGRVPKVEATGSTSRNGGKVARPTPATTPGKSAQAKPTRETASRTTAPQGPAAAGKAKPKAKA, encoded by the coding sequence ATGAAAGGAAACGTTAAAAAAAGCATTGTTACCCGCGTTCGGCTAGCCTTTCTGGGCGTGTGCCTGTTCTCCTGCGCCATTATCTGGCGCGTGACCCACGTGCAGTTCACGGAAGGCGCCAAGTGGAGTGCCCTGGAGCAGGAGCGCCGCATCGTGTACCAGCCCGTATTCGCCACCCGTGGCAACATCTACTCCGACAACGAAAGCATTATGGCTACCTCGCTGCCCTTCTACCGGGTAGCCTGGGACCCGAGCGTGGTCGACAAGGAGCTGTTCAAGGCGAAGGTAGATTCGCTGGCGCTGTTGCTGTCCCGGTTTTTCGGCGACCGGACGCCTGGGGAATATGCCCGCAAGCTGCGCGATGCTAAGAATGCCCGGCCATCGGTGCGCTACCTGCGGCTAAATTCCCGGCAAATCAACTTTCAGGAGAAGAAGGAGCTGACCAACTGGCCCATCTTTCGGGAAGGCAAAAACAAGGGCGGTGCCATCTTCGAGAAGGTGGATAAGCGGTTCCGGCCCTTTGGTGGGCTGGCCCAGCGCACCATCGGCTTCGTGAACGAGGACAAGAACGGCGCGGGCCTGGAGTTTACCTTCAACAAGCACCTGGCCGGTAAAGATGGGGAGGCCCTATTTGAGCGCCTACCCGGCGGCAACAAGCCCATCTACGACGGTACCGAGGTCAAGCCCCAGCCCGGCTACGACGTGAAAACTACCCTGGATATCAACCTCCAGGACGTGGCCGAAAATGCCCTGTACAAGTCGCTGGTAGAAAACAACGCCCAGTACGGCACCGTCATTCTAATGGAGGTGAAGACTGGCGAAATCAAGGCCGTAGCCAACCTGGGCAAGGTAGACGAGGGTGTGTACCGCGAGGATTACAACTACGCTATTGCCGACCAGGGCCGTACCGAGCCGGGCTCTACCTTCAAGCTGGCCTCTATGATGGCCGCCTTCGAGGAAGACCCCGACCTGCAGCTAACCGACACCATTAATACCGGCAACACGGGCTCCAAGAAGATAGGCGGGGCCGTCAAAACCGATTCCCACCCCTACGGCCGCATTACGATTCAGCAGGTATTTGAGAAGTCCTCGAATATTGGAGTAGCCATCCTGGCCGACCGAGTGTTCAACAAAAACCCGGAGAAGTATACCGACTACCTCAAGCGCTTTGGGCTAGACAAGCCCCTGGGCTTCCAGATGGCCGGCGAGGCGCGCCCCTATATTAAGGACCCGCGCGACCGGAGCTGGAGCCGCACCTCACTCACTACCATGAGCATCGGCTACGAGCTGAAGCTAGCTCCGCTGCAAACGCTGGCCTTCTACAATGCCGTGGCCAATGGCGGCGTGAAGGTGCAGCCCATGATTGTCAAGGAAATCAAGCAGGCCGATAAGGTATTGGAGCGGTTTGAAACCCAGGTGCTCAACCCCAAAATCTGCTCAGATGAAACTCTGCAGAAAGTACGGGCCATGATGGAAGGGGTAGTGGAGCACGGCACCGCCCGCGGCATCCGCACCAACGACTACCTCATTGCGGGCAAAACCGGCACGGCCTGGAAGTTCAAGAACGGTGCCTACACCCGCACGTACTCCACGAGCTTCTGCGGCTACTTCCCCGCCGATAATCCCAAATACAGCTGCATCGTAGTGGTCGATTCGCCCAAGAACGGCCGCATCTATGGTGCCGATGTAGCAGCTCCGGTGTTCCGAGAGCTGGCTGACAAGGCCATGGCCCGCGACGTAGCCAGCCAGCGTCCCTTGCTGGCCCGGGCCCCGGTGCGCCGCTCGCGGGTGCCGGAAGTGCAGGCGGGCATGCAGGATGAGTTATCGATGGTATTTTCTAAGCTAGGCGTTACCCACAACGGGGGCACTGGCGCCGAGGACTGGGTGCGCACCGCGCCCGCTGATGCCGAAGGGGAAAGTCTGAGCCTGAAACCCATGGCCGTGCGTCCCGGCCGAGTACCTAACGTGCAGGGCCTCACCCTGCGTGATGCCCTGTTCCTACTCGAAAACCGTGGCCTACGGGTACGGGCCCTGGGCACGGGTAGGGTGAAAACGCAGTCGGTGGCGGCGGGCACGGCGGCGCGGCGCGGTACTACCGTGGTGCTGCAGCTGGAGCCCATCGGTGGGCGGTTAGCGCCGCCCGTGCCGGCTGCTCCGCCCACCCCCGGCCTGGCTACCCTGGCCGATGGTCGGGTACCGAAAGTAGAGGCTACGGGCAGCACCAGCCGCAACGGCGGTAAGGTCGCCCGCCCGACCCCGGCCACTACCCCTGGCAAGTCAGCGCAAGCCAAGCCTACCCGAGAAACTGCCAGCAGAACTACTGCGCCGCAAGGCCCTGCCGCTGCAGGCAAGGCCAAGCCCAAAGCAAAAGCCTAG
- a CDS encoding UDP-N-acetylmuramoyl-L-alanyl-D-glutamate--2,6-diaminopimelate ligase, whose amino-acid sequence MNTELALSALLTAVTVRAQHGPADVAVNSLTLDSRQAGPGAVFFALRGTATDGHQFVPKAVEQGVTVVVVEDLPAELNPGTTYVQVPDSAEAMARMAAEFYGHPSRQLQLVGITGTNGKTTCATMLHKLFRELGYHCGLLSTVQNQIDEQVIPATHTTPDAIRLNELLARMLKAGCTHVFMEVSSHSVVQHRITGLHFAGGVFTNLTHDHLDYHGTFDAYLKAKKGFFDMLPKSAFALTNQDDKRGPVMLQNVVGRRETYSLRNAATFRGRLIENAVHGLHLEVDGREVQFRLIGVFNAYNLLAIYGTAVLLGEEPTEVLTVLSGLTSAPGRFEPVVSERARITGIVDYAHTPDALENVLQTIADIRQPSQQVITVVGCGGNRDGAKRPVMARLAAQLSNRAVLTSDNPRFEDPNDILSQMQAGVPAEDQGKVLTIADRREAIKTAVALAQPGDIVLVAGKGHETYQEIKGVKTDFDDKRVLTDMFSLLGK is encoded by the coding sequence TTGAATACCGAACTCGCCCTTTCTGCTCTTCTGACCGCCGTTACCGTCCGGGCCCAGCATGGTCCCGCGGACGTAGCCGTTAATAGCCTAACACTGGACTCGCGCCAGGCTGGGCCAGGCGCCGTGTTCTTTGCCCTGCGCGGTACTGCCACCGATGGGCATCAGTTTGTGCCGAAAGCAGTGGAGCAAGGCGTAACGGTAGTGGTAGTTGAGGACCTGCCCGCCGAGCTGAACCCCGGAACGACCTACGTGCAGGTGCCGGACAGTGCGGAAGCCATGGCCCGCATGGCTGCTGAGTTTTACGGTCACCCTTCGCGCCAGCTGCAATTGGTGGGCATTACCGGCACCAACGGCAAAACCACCTGCGCTACCATGCTGCACAAGCTCTTCCGGGAGCTGGGCTACCACTGCGGCCTGCTGAGCACGGTGCAAAATCAAATTGACGAGCAGGTTATTCCGGCCACTCACACCACACCCGACGCCATCCGGCTGAACGAGTTGCTGGCCCGTATGCTGAAGGCTGGCTGCACCCACGTCTTCATGGAAGTCAGCTCCCACTCGGTGGTGCAGCACCGCATTACGGGCCTGCACTTTGCCGGGGGCGTATTCACCAACCTCACCCACGACCACCTCGACTACCACGGTACCTTCGACGCCTACTTAAAAGCCAAAAAGGGCTTTTTCGATATGCTGCCCAAGTCGGCCTTTGCCCTCACCAACCAGGACGACAAGCGCGGCCCGGTAATGCTACAGAACGTAGTCGGGCGGCGAGAAACCTACTCCTTGCGCAACGCCGCTACCTTCCGGGGCCGCCTGATCGAAAACGCCGTGCACGGTTTGCACCTGGAAGTAGACGGTAGGGAAGTGCAGTTCCGGCTGATTGGCGTGTTCAATGCCTACAACCTGCTGGCTATTTACGGTACGGCTGTATTACTTGGTGAGGAGCCTACCGAGGTGCTGACGGTGCTGTCGGGCTTGACCTCGGCGCCGGGGCGGTTTGAGCCGGTGGTATCGGAGCGGGCGCGCATTACCGGCATCGTGGACTACGCTCACACGCCCGACGCGCTAGAAAACGTACTGCAAACCATTGCCGACATTCGCCAGCCCAGCCAGCAGGTGATTACGGTAGTAGGCTGCGGGGGCAACCGCGACGGAGCCAAGCGCCCCGTTATGGCCCGCTTGGCCGCTCAACTTTCCAACCGGGCCGTGCTGACCTCTGATAACCCCCGTTTCGAGGACCCCAACGATATCCTGAGCCAAATGCAGGCCGGCGTGCCCGCCGAGGATCAGGGAAAAGTCCTGACCATTGCCGACCGCCGGGAAGCCATTAAAACGGCCGTAGCCCTGGCCCAGCCCGGTGACATTGTGCTGGTAGCCGGCAAAGGCCACGAAACCTACCAGGAAATCAAGGGCGTGAAAACCGACTTCGACGACAAGCGGGTACTCACCGACATGTTTAGCCTGCTGGGTAAATAG
- the mraY gene encoding phospho-N-acetylmuramoyl-pentapeptide-transferase, with protein sequence MLYYFFNYLYKVHHLPGTGVFQYISFRAALAVVTSLIIAQFFGAPLIRALQRRQIGETVRDLGLQGQIEKKGTPTMGGLIILLAILVPVLLFAKLDNIYIVLMLLSTVWLGLIGFVDDYIKVVKKDKEGLAGRFKVLGQVGLGITVGWVLFFSNDVTVRQYALPNGAFSAVDASTVYQDVKLMITTVPFLKNNELNYGDLFATAGDFFNEYYAFFYIPIVILIITAVSNGANITDGLDGLAAGTSAIIGITLAIFCFVSGNALLADYLDVMFIPNSGELVIFCTAFVGACVGFLWYNSYPAQVFMGDTGSLAIGGIIAVLAIIVRKELLIPVLCGVFLIENLSVMVQVSYFKYTKRKYGEGRRLLRMSPLHHHYQKLGYHESKIVSRFWIVSIMLAVLTLVTLKLR encoded by the coding sequence ATGCTGTATTACTTCTTCAACTACCTCTACAAAGTGCATCACCTGCCGGGCACGGGTGTTTTCCAGTACATTTCGTTCCGGGCGGCGCTGGCGGTAGTAACCTCCCTAATTATTGCGCAATTCTTCGGGGCCCCGCTAATCCGGGCCTTGCAGCGGCGGCAAATTGGGGAAACAGTGCGCGACCTGGGCCTGCAGGGACAGATCGAGAAGAAAGGGACGCCTACCATGGGCGGCCTGATTATTCTGCTGGCTATTCTGGTGCCAGTGCTGCTGTTTGCCAAGCTCGACAATATCTACATCGTGCTCATGCTGCTGAGCACCGTGTGGCTAGGCCTCATTGGCTTCGTAGACGACTATATCAAAGTAGTTAAGAAGGACAAGGAAGGCCTGGCCGGCCGCTTCAAAGTGCTGGGGCAGGTAGGCCTCGGCATTACGGTGGGCTGGGTGCTGTTCTTTTCCAACGACGTGACCGTGCGCCAGTACGCCCTGCCCAACGGGGCCTTTTCGGCCGTGGACGCCAGCACCGTGTACCAGGATGTGAAGCTGATGATTACCACGGTGCCCTTCCTAAAAAACAACGAGCTCAACTACGGTGACCTGTTTGCCACCGCCGGCGACTTTTTCAACGAGTACTACGCCTTCTTCTACATCCCCATTGTCATCCTGATTATCACGGCCGTCAGCAACGGGGCCAACATCACCGACGGCCTCGATGGGCTGGCGGCCGGCACCTCGGCCATCATTGGCATCACGCTGGCTATCTTCTGCTTCGTGAGCGGTAACGCCCTGTTGGCTGATTATCTGGATGTAATGTTCATCCCGAACTCGGGGGAGCTGGTAATTTTCTGCACCGCTTTCGTGGGGGCCTGCGTGGGCTTCTTGTGGTACAACTCCTACCCGGCTCAGGTATTCATGGGCGACACCGGCTCGCTGGCTATTGGCGGCATCATTGCCGTGCTGGCCATCATCGTGCGTAAGGAGCTGCTAATTCCGGTGTTGTGCGGCGTGTTTCTCATTGAAAATCTTTCGGTTATGGTGCAGGTGAGCTATTTTAAGTACACCAAGCGCAAATACGGCGAAGGCCGCCGGCTGCTGCGCATGTCGCCCCTGCACCACCACTACCAGAAGCTGGGCTACCACGAATCCAAAATCGTGTCGCGCTTCTGGATTGTGAGCATCATGCTGGCCGTTTTAACGCTGGTTACCCTGAAGCTGCGCTAA